A stretch of DNA from Marmota flaviventris isolate mMarFla1 chromosome 16, mMarFla1.hap1, whole genome shotgun sequence:
CTgggttgctgagaaaaaaaaaacaggcaaagagTACTTGAGTTGAGCTCCCCCACAATGTAGATGCTGCACTAGATTTGGCTGAATTTCCTAAAGATGAGGAGGGTCTGAAGAAGGCCAGAAAACTCATTAGAGGGACAAAAAATAGATCCTGGGACAGATGTCTAAAAggggattggggctggggatgtagctcagtggcagagcactcacctagaagggacaaggccctgggttcaatccccagcattacaaaaaaataagttaaGGGGTGCAGAGTGGTTTTGAGGGGCTGATGAAATTTGTCCTAAAGTTGATGGTGGCCAAGGATGTTAACTGTGCATAATACTAACAGCTGTTGAACTGTATACTTCAAATGGGTGAGTTGTTTCTAGGGTGGCCAGGCCTTGAAATGATAATGTGACTTATTTTCAGACAACTTGGACGGAAATTTACCATTTATTAAGagcagaaaaaaagtagaaatgagaAGACACTCAAATACCTAGCACTAAATATTTAAGACAAGCTTCTAGTACTTCATACACAGAACACGGTCTTACAAATTTGTTAATTAAAAGTGTAAAATTTTCCAGATTTACATCTTTCCACCCATGCCATTCAAATTAGCATAGAAAATCatcttctgaattaaaaaaactaagaatgagCTACCATCAAATGGTTGATTTAAACTGTTAAGAGATGGTGAGCCCCTGAAATGGACACAATTAGATGCTCAATTAATTTCTGTCTACCAAAGAAAGGAGGCCCAGAAGTGAACATCTAATCTAGGGGTCTCGTTTGCCTGTTTCAATAATCTGACTGTTTActtcttccttcatttcctttgtgGGCTATTGTACCACAAAAATGCCTCCATTATCAGATTCAAAATTGAATCCTATGATACTGTAGCCTGAGGAAAAGGAAGCATTGAATATCATTCCCAGTTTTAGAACCAGAAGATATTTAGGAAATGTTACTGTATATACACCACATGCAACATTAGtgcttttaatttcctttttacgGGTGCAATGGAGATTAATTTGCATGAGCTTATTTCAATTTCTATAATGAGATCTAAATTTTGCACTGAGCTttctatctcaaaaacaaacagtTAAAAAGGGCACATCtcctcttttaaatgtttttattgtagTTCTATTCTATAGCCCCTGCATCTAATATTCACTTAAAAGCTTGAATATATATACCTATAGcttctaatttgttttttgcTTCCTGACTACCTCCCGATTCTACCGGGAAACTTCCTAAATTTTGAAGGCTTCACAACCTCACAAAATGCTAGAACAATCTAAAAGAGTGCTTGAAGACCCAGGAGAGAGATTTACTGCATTTAATACAAAGCCCGGATTGATCAAGCATGCTCAGGAACAAAAGTACAAGTGCTCCATGAAAAGGACATTTGCTTTTAATCATGACTCTGAATTGGTCATAGAATTTGGTACTTCAGAGAGGAAGTGTAGAGTCTATTGAAACACAGGGGACTTTCCAtactatattattaatattaaagatgGAACAAGccaggtgcatgcctataatcccagcagctaaggaggctgtGGGAGGAGGATCTgggttcaaaagccagcctcagcaaaatcgaggtactaagcaactcagtgagaccctgtctctaaataaaacacaaaatagggctggggatgtggctcagtggctgagtgcccctgagtttaatccccagtaaccctccccacacaaaaaaatcacatttacaaAGGTGATTTTCTAGTTCTAACAGAACTGAAGACTAAAGAATGCAAACTGCTCATATAGTAAGACTATGACAGTCCCTTGATGTGCTGCTCTTACTGTgggaaaacctaaataaaccctttagattctcttgattttttttttttggggggggggttgttgctggggatgaaacccagggccttgtgcatgctgggaaagcactctaccaactgaggatAATCCCCAGACGTCACTTGTTctttaaagacacacacacacacacacacacacacacacacacacatatttattttttagttgtaggtggacattataactttattttattttgatgtggtgctgaggatctaaccaagtgtctcactcatgctaggcaagcattctacctctgagctataacaCCAGCCCCTTTTTCTTCATTAGCTAAAGATCACTAATTTTGGAGGCCACACAGTTGGGCAACACATTATTAGTTGTCACTAGCTTTGTAGATGGGTTATGATAACAGTCACCTAGGTTACTCTTCAGGGACCTGAAGCTGGCTTTTACTAAAAACACTATCTCCATTCTTGGGCATACAGAGGGGTGTAAGCATGGGTGGTTGAATGGGAAGAAATGGCTTGGCACCTCTGTGTTCACATTGTTTGTGTCTCTAAAGTAGCTTTGATTTTGGGTCAGATTCTAGTCAGAAGACACTGTTGAATATTagggaaatttttcatttaaaaactacaATACAAAGTTAACTTGACCTACACTTGCCTCaatgctcttcctctctcccctctttaaGATTAAAGGCATATATCAAATAGCAAAACTGCAAACACCAAATCATGAAAGAAGTGAGGAGAGGTGGTACTTGCAAGATCTCTGCCCATTCCTGAAAAAGATAGGAATATTCTTTCCATTTATAATCTTCTAAATCTCCCTCATAATTTCTGTTTATATCATTAACCCCCAACTACTCCTGGAGTTAAGATTATAAGTTGTTAACAAAGCACATTCTATTCTATATTTGGGCACAGAATAAAGTCTTTAATTCCTTCCAAACTTCTTCTCTAAGACACTGGTTTTCCTATTGGTTTGAGGGTTCCTGTAAGACTGAGAACCTCATTTCAGTAACAATACAATGTGAAAtttaggaggaaaaagaaaaggtataaaatacaggaagaaaaagcaCAATTCACAGAAGATGGAGCAGGAAATGAAACCATGAGGAAGTGATCAGACAGATCTAAAAGGGTAAAggtggaaataaacaaaaaacatggtTTCACAGACAAGTCACTAACCatggaaaaaaagagacagaggcTAGCACAGAGGAGAACACCTATAAAAATAGTGCATGTGAGAATGATTCAGAATATTAAGGAGTTGAAGTAATCTTGAGCAAATTAATTATGAAAAACCTAAGCAACTCGGTCAGACTGTTtcactaaataaaaaacaaaaaaacaacaaaaaaagagctaAAAATGTGCCTCAAAGTTCAAAAACCATGTTCTCAAAAGTCAAGGCACACTGAATCAAAAACCCATTATTaataaggtaaataaataaatgaaaaagaaaataccaccTCTCAACCCCCTGAAAAGTAACGAAGGATAGTGGCAtaagaaacagagaaatagaCCAAGAGAATACATCTGAAAACAAGGAAAAACTCCCCCTGATCCATgaacaaaaaaggtaaaatttaatCTAACAAGTGATTTTAAGTAAACCATATGACCctaacaaataataacaaacatcTTTCATATGCATATAAAGATTCTAAGTGAGCCTGCTGGCACactaacacatacacaaaaacagAAACGAAATTACACACTCTGATCAGATTAACATGGATTGCAAAACATGAGTCAATCAAGAGAGAAGATGTTTCGGACAGACTGGGAGAGATATCTCTGTGTCTGGAAAGGAGAAGGATGGAGGCTGTGAAAACTACTGAGTTGTCAAGGGAAAGATCCAGCAGCTCCCGCCTATGATCCCATCAGCtcagcaggctgaagcaggagcatggcgagatcaaggccagcctctggcaAAGCCAGGCTCTCATCTGCTCACTGAGACCCTGCCTCTCAATAGAAGCCCAAAGGGGCCTTGAGGTGGGGGGCGGGAGTGGGCGGGGGTCGCTCACCGGTCCAGTAACCCCCAAAGGAACCAACCAAACCACCAGAAGCGCCGAATACCATTCAGAAATGGGTTTTTGTATCCCACAGGCCGCCTGGTGCCTTGGGCTCTTCAAACTCGCCCCCATGGGGCTGACAGTCAGGCCATTGGAGCCAATGGCCACAAGTTCCTTCCACGGATTCCCCGCCAGACTTCCTTTGGAGGTTCCTTCCAAGGAATCACCCTTGCCCTGCGGAGCTAAGCTTCCCCAATCCTCTTGGCTCTCCGGGCCTCCATTCCTGTGCTCCCACAGGACCTAGACTCCTCAGAGTCAGTTCCGCTTTCCCTGGCAAATCGCTGTCATGGGACCCAGGGCCACTGAAGGGCGTGTCCCTGAACTCCAGTTTCCCCATGTGCCCAAGAGGGAGAAGACTAGTCCCCGAGTCGGGTGGTGCCGAGGCTCTAGCCGGGGTGGCCACTCCTGATTTGACCCAGGTTCTGCCCACCGGATCCAGTGCGTCGGTGGCAGGCGCAGAAGTGGATGCGAGCTGAGCTAGCGGGTGCTCCCGGAAAGAGAGAGCTGGGTGGGGTCCTTGAGGGTGGGCGTGGCGCACACTCTGGCAGGGGGGCGGAGCCAGGGGCTCTATAAGGCCCAGGTCGGCCTGCCCGTGCAGCCTCATTCCTTCTGGGACAGCGCCAGGCACAGGTGCTTCCAGCTGAGGCCCGGCGCCCTGAGGACCACAAGCAGACCTGCCCAGCGGCGCTCGGGGCGCACCAACGCGCCCAGAACAAGCGGCCAGCCGTGGCCAGGGCCCGGATACCCCGGCAGAGCGACAGCGAACCGAGTCCAGGGCCGAGGCCGAGCCGGCCACCGAGATGGCGTCGGAGGAGGTGCTGCTGCGAGCCGTTGGCAAGCTGCAGGGGCGCCTGGCCACCAGGACCCGCCCTGACAAGCTCCAGAAATACTTGCAGCAGCTCTCCGCCTTGCCCCTCACCCCACACATCCTGCAGGAGACAGGTGTCAGAAAGATGGTCAAGAGCTTGCGCCACCACGAGCTCCTTGGCGGCCTGGCCAGGGACTTGGCGGCCCGGTGGAAGAAGCTGGCTCTTCTGGAGGTCGACCCCGGGCGTGCTGCGCACGACTCCCAACTTGCAAAGGAAATCACGGACTCGGGCTCCCGAGAAAACTCGAGGGCCCCCAGCAGTCCATCCCGCCCTACGGGGCAtggaccccaaaagcacagagaCCTGGAGGAGTCGCCGAGACCTCGCgagaggagagaagacaggagcAAGAAGCGCCCCCCGCTGGCAGCGTTGCCTGCACCCTGGCGCTCCTGGGATGGCTGCCCTGCTCAGGCCTCCAGGGGGCCTACCGGTCCTCATCCGATGTCCGGGGAGCACTCCGCTTCCCCGGAGGACACTGAGCCCTCCGCTCGTGGCCGCGTGCCTGTCGAAGGCCAGGATCGTCATTTTCAGGCCACCACGGGACTCCCGCGAGCACGTCCCCTGCAAGGACCCCGGGGGAAACACGACCTGCTGCCCAAAGCAAGAGAGACTGATGACGACCTCGAAGATGCCAACGGTAAGATAGAATCCATCTTCTCATTTGGACAGGAAAGGAGATGGAGCTCATGGAGCCCCAAGACAGCGTGGGacctggcaggagggagggagggagggagagaggagcccAAATGTGGATCCTTGCGGTCAGTTATCTCTCCCAGTGACAGAAGGAGCCCTAGAAGGGAGAGAACCATCCATCCAAGACAGCAGTCCGGGTGGTTGGGTGGTTGGGTgcgggcaggggaggggcaggggaggcatCCCTTCCCCGATGAATCCAGTACCATCTTCTACCCAGAAAGTGAGCCCCCCAAGCCTGGCTCGGCTGCTGAAGAAAAGGCAGAGCGCCTGCGGGCTCCGGTCTGCTGATTTTTGCTTTCACTGTGGTTGGTGCGGATACCCTTTCCGTTTTGTGTTTGTGGGTtggttgtttctttaatttttgtttttgtttttgtttcctcaccccccaccccccaccccccacagacGGAGAGCCAGAGGAGGAGTTCTTGGAGGCGCCCACTATGTCTTTCGAGGCGTACCTCACGTATGATGACCAGCCtcggaagaagaagagaaaggtgaAGACTTCGGCCAAGGCACGGAAAGCAAAAGCTTCCAAGAGGTCCAGCCAACACCTGGACTCGGCGGAGAACTTTCCTCCTCTGGTGATTGGAAAGCAGTCGGCGGGGCCCCAGCCTGCCCAAGGCCAAGGCAGTTGGGCCGGGATGCAAGGGGTCTCCCGAGAAGCCGCTGCGGTGCTGCCTCCCACGCCATCCCCCAGCCTGTGGGACCCACCCAGTCCCCctcctgatgatgatgatgcGCTGATGAGCTTCTTTGCACCCAATGCAACAGCGCTCTCTTCaccacaggaagaggaagaagctggCTTCACGGGAATCAGAACTAATTCCAGGACACCCGTGTACTCTGGTGGCAAACGTGGCCGTCTCGCCCAAACGACCTGGCTCCCACGGGGCAGCCAGGGAGTTGCAGACCAGGATTCCCTGTGGGAAGAGAGGGCGCTCCCGCATTCTCTGTTCGGGTCTGCTTTGGAGAAATGCACACCCGAGCAGCTGTCCCACGCAGACAGATGCCACCAAGGGAAGGCCGAGGAGACAGATCAGCTATGGAGACTGCACTGTGGCCAAGAATTTAAGGGAGAAACACCTAAGGAGAACGAGTCTTGGAGGGAGATGTACCTGCGGCTTCAGGACGCCCGAGAGCAGCGACTGCAAGCACTCACCTCGAAAATACGATCCAGACATCCTCAAGAGCCCCGAGGCCCACAAACAAAGATGGTCTCTTTCAAGTCACCTGGTGAGGTTCCAGCGAGGCACGGCCAGTTTGGGACACTAGCAGCGGCTGCCTCAGGAAGACCCAACTTCCAACCAGCCCAGCACCCCAGGGGAGGCAGTGACACGCCCTCCAGcaccagcagcaacagcagcaacagcagcagcagctttgaTGCTAGAAGTGAGACTGCAGCAGAGGCCTCTGGGAACCCTGTCAGAGCTCACCGCCCGGCACCAGTGGCCAACACCAGAAAACCCAAGGCTAAGGAAATCCCCCCACTCTTGGCCAAGACCCTTAAGGACTACAGAAGACTCATATCCCGAAGATGAACTCAGCACTTGCCCTGGACATGCAATTTCCGAAGGAGTCTTCGATCTCTGCCACACGTGGACTCCCTGCCCTGTGCTTTGCGCGTGTCCCTGGCGTGAGAGCTCAATGCGAGTTCACtgcctttgtttcctttcttgtcACCTGAGCCCCTCCTAAGCGATGATGTTGTTTTCATGTATAAATCCCCCTGATTGAATTTTAGACTAATAAAGGCCCGTAAATGCTCTCAGTTGTCTAATGGGGAAGGACGTCAGGCTTTCTTAGACATGGCCGCCGGAGCCACTAGTTCAAGGACTGGTGAATCTGACTAactgtgaaaacaaacaaacaacaacaaaaataaataaataaataaatagcaaggtttgggcaggggagggtggtaaagcacccttctgttcaatacccagtacaaggAGAAACGGCGGCAACAACCAAAAGCAAAGGAGAGATGGAAattaaaagaacaacaacaagaagaagaacaaatgagGCCGAGCCAATGGCGGTGATGCGAGTCTCACAAAGGCGCAcagagagttcagagccagcctcagccacttagcgagcacagagcaactctgtgagaccctgtctcctaataaagtactaaataaataaaaagccgaGGGAATATTCTTCAGGGTTAAAAGCCCCCCGAGTACAATGTCTGGTTATCTAATAAAGAAACAATACCACACCCACCTACCCAACTCCCTCAAGAATAACCAGTAGCATTGGCATCAGAAACAGATAATCAGACCAAGAGAACAGACCTGAGGACCCAGAAACACTCCCCCAGGCCCATGGACAAACGGGGGGAACACGGATCTAATAAGTGTCTTGGGATAAACCTCAGGACCCTGACAAATAAGAATACATgctttccttgtgtgtgtgtgtgtgtgtgtgtgagtgtgtgtgtgtgttgtgtgcacgTCTTCGCcagcgcgtacacacacacacacacacacacacatgtggccacacacacaaacactctctCCGATCAGTCTCATATGGATTACAAAACATTAATCATTCAAGAAAGAAGATGTTTCGGACAGACTGGGAGAGATATCTCTGTGTCTGGAAAGGAGAAGGATGGAGGCTGTGAAAACTACTGAGTTGTCAAGGGAAAGATCCAGCAGCTCCCGCCTATGATCCCATCAGCtcagcaggctgaagcaggagcatggcgagatcaaggccagcctctggcaAAGCCAGGCTCTCATCTGCTCACTGAGACCCTGCCTCTCAATAGAAGCCCAAAGGGGCCTTGAGGTGGGGGGCGGGAGTGGGCGGGGGTCGCTCACCGGTCCAGTAACCCCCAAAGGAACCAACCAAACCACCAGAAGCGCCGAATACCATTCAGAAATGGGTTTTTGTATCCCACAGGCCGCCTGGTGCCTTGGGCTCTTCAAACTCGCCCCCATGGGGCTGACAGTCAGGCCATTGGAGCCAATGGCCACAAGTTCCTTCCACGGATTCCCCGCCAGACTTCCTTTGGAGGTTCCTTCCAAGGAATCACCCTTGCCCTGCGGAGCTAAGCTTCCCCAATCCTCTTGGCTCTCCGGGCCTCCATTCCTGTGCTCCCACAGGACCTAGACTCCTCAGAGTCAGTTCCGCTTTCCCTGGCAAATCGCTGTCATGGGACCCAGGGCCACTGAAGGGCGTGTCCCTGAACTCCAGTTTCCCCATGTGCCCAAGAGGGAGAAGACTAGTCCCCGAGTCGGGTGGTGCCGAGGCTCTAGCCGGGGTGGCCACTCCTGATTTGACCCAGGTTCTGCCCACCGGATCCAGTGCGTCGGTGGCAGGCGCAGAAGTGGATGCGAGCTGAGCTAGCGGGTGCTCCCGGAAAGAGAGAGCTGGGTGGGGTCCTTGAGGGTGGGCGTGGCGCACACTCTGGCAGGGGGGCGGAGCCAGGGGCTCTATAAGGCCCAGGTCGGCCTGCCCGTGCAGCCTCATTCCTTCTGGGACAGCGCCAGGCACAGGTGCTTCCAGCTGAGGCCCGGCGCCCTGAGGACCACAAGCAGACCTGCCCAGCGGCGCTCGGGGCGCACCAACGCGCCCAGAACAAGCGGCCAGCCGTGGCCAGGGCCCGGATACCCCGGCAGAGCGACAGCGAACCGAGTCCAGGGCCGAGGCCGAGCCGGCCACCGAGATGGCGTCGGAGGAGGTGCTGCTGCGAGCCGTTGGCAAGCTGCAGGGGCGCCTGGCCACCAGGACCCGCCCTGACAAGCTCCAGAAATACTTGCAGCAGCTCTCCGCCTTGCCCCTCACCCCACACATCCTGCAGGAGACAGGTGTCAGAAAGATGGTCAAGAGCTTGCGCCACCACGAGCTCCTTGGCGGCCTGGCCAGGGACTTGGCGGCCCGGTGGAAGAAGCTGGCTCTTCTGGAGGTCGACCCCGGGCGTGCTGCGCACGACTCCCAACTTGCAAAGGAAATCACGGACTCGGGCTCCCGAGAAAACTCGAGGGCCCCCAGCAGTCCATCCCGCCCTACGGGGCAtggaccccaaaagcacagagaCCTGGAGGAGTCTCCGAGACCTCGCgagaggagagaagacaggagcAAGAAGCGCCCCCCGCTGGCAGCGTTGCCTGCACCCTGGCGCTCCTGGGATGGCTGCCCTGCTCAGGCCTCCGGGGGGCCTACCGGTCCTCATCCGATGTCCGGGGAGCACTCCGCTTCCCCGGAGGACACTGAGCCCTCCGCTCGTGGCCGCGTGCCTGTCGAAGGCCAGGATCGTCATTTTCAGGCCACCACGGGACTCCCGCGAGCACGTCCCCTGCAAGGACCCCGGGGGAAACACGACCTGCTGCCCAAAGCAAGAGAGACTGATGACGACCTCGAAGATGCCAACGGTAAGATAGAATCCATCTTCTCATTTGGACAGGAAAGGAGATGGAGCTCATGGAGCCCCAAGACAGCGTGGGacctggcaggagggagggagggagggagagaggagcccAAATGTGGATCCTTGCGGTCAGTTATCTCTCCCAGTGACAGAAGGAGCCCTAGAAGGGAGAGAACCATCCATCCAAGACAGCAGTCCGGGTGGTTGGGTGGTTGGGTgcgggcaggggaggggcaggggaggcatCCCTTCCCCGATGAATCCAGTACCATCTTCTACCCCGAAAGTGAGCCCCCCAAGCCTGGCTCCGCTGCTGAAGAAAAGGCAGAGCGCCTGCGGGCTCCGGTCTGCTGATTTTTG
This window harbors:
- the LOC114082732 gene encoding elongin-A3-like, with amino-acid sequence MASEEVLLRAVGKLQGRLATRTRPDKLQKYLQQLSALPLTPHILQETGVRKMVKSLRHHELLGGLARDLAARWKKLALLEVDPGRAAHDSQLAKEITDSGSRENSRAPSSPSRPTGHGPQKHRDLEESPRPRERREDRSKKRPPLAALPAPWRSWDGCPAQASRGPTGPHPMSGEHSASPEDTEPSARGRVPVEGQDRHFQATTGLPRARPLQGPRGKHDLLPKARETDDDLEDANDGEPEEEFLEAPTMSFEAYLTYDDQPRKKKRKVKTSAKARKAKASKRSSQHLDSAENFPPLVIGKQSAGPQPAQGQGSWAGMQGVSREAAAVLPPTPSPSLWDPPSPPPDDDDALMSFFAPNATALSSPQEEEEAGFTGIRTNSRTPVYSGGKRGRLAQTTWLPRGSQGVADQDSLWEERALPHSLFGSALEKCTPEQLSHADRCHQGKAEETDQLWRLHCGQEFKGETPKENESWREMYLRLQDAREQRLQALTSKIRSRHPQEPRGPQTKMVSFKSPGEVPARHGQFGTLAAAASGRPNFQPAQHPRGGSDTPSSTSSNSSNSSSSFDARSETAAEASGNPVRAHRPAPVANTRKPKAKEIPPLLAKTLKDYRRLISRR